One Mycolicibacterium sarraceniae genomic window carries:
- the meaB gene encoding methylmalonyl Co-A mutase-associated GTPase MeaB — translation MSADVDVFAEAIRSGDRAALSRAITLVESTRADHRDQAQRLLLELMPDAGKAVHIGITGVPGVGKSTTIEALGMYLIARGHRVAVLAVDPSSTRTGGSILGDKTRMAKLAVHPDAYIRPSPTSGTLGGVAKATRETIVLVEAAGFDVILVETVGVGQSEVTVSNMVDTFVFLTLARTGDQLQGIKKGVLELADIVVVNKADGAHAIEAKACARELSAAIRLIYPRETHWRPPVLTMSALEGHGLQELWDTVLAHRDALTGAGEFDARRRAQQVDWTWSMVRDAVLDRVLSHPAVRAERAEIERQVREGELTPALAAQRILAAAEQST, via the coding sequence ATGTCCGCCGACGTCGACGTCTTCGCGGAGGCAATCCGCAGCGGTGATCGTGCAGCCTTGTCGCGAGCCATCACCCTGGTCGAGTCGACCCGGGCCGATCACCGTGATCAGGCGCAGCGATTACTGCTGGAGTTGATGCCGGATGCCGGCAAGGCCGTCCACATTGGTATCACCGGGGTGCCCGGGGTGGGGAAGTCGACCACGATCGAGGCGCTGGGCATGTACCTCATCGCGCGGGGCCATCGGGTCGCGGTCCTTGCCGTGGACCCGTCTTCGACTCGCACCGGCGGTTCGATTCTGGGTGACAAAACCCGGATGGCGAAGCTTGCCGTACACCCGGACGCCTACATCCGTCCGTCGCCCACGTCGGGAACCCTTGGCGGCGTGGCAAAGGCGACCCGGGAGACGATTGTGCTCGTGGAAGCCGCCGGATTCGACGTGATCCTGGTGGAAACGGTCGGCGTCGGTCAGTCCGAAGTAACCGTGTCGAACATGGTGGACACCTTCGTTTTCCTCACCCTGGCCCGCACCGGCGACCAGCTGCAGGGCATCAAAAAAGGGGTCCTCGAGCTCGCCGACATCGTGGTGGTCAACAAGGCCGACGGTGCGCACGCCATCGAGGCAAAGGCATGCGCACGCGAGCTATCGGCAGCAATCAGGCTGATCTATCCGCGCGAAACACACTGGCGCCCACCAGTATTGACGATGAGTGCGCTGGAGGGCCACGGTTTACAGGAGCTGTGGGACACAGTCCTTGCCCACCGTGACGCGCTGACAGGGGCCGGGGAGTTCGATGCCCGCCGTCGTGCGCAACAGGTCGACTGGACCTGGTCGATGGTGCGTGACGCCGTGCTCGACCGGGTGCTCAGCCACCCGGCGGTACGCGCCGAGCGAGCCGAGATCGAGCGCCAGGTTCGTGAGGGCGAGCTGACGCCCGCGCTGGCGGCCCAGCGAATCCTTGCTGCTGCCGAACAGTCAACCTGA
- the scpA gene encoding methylmalonyl-CoA mutase, producing the protein MTASTTGMVPSFAEVPLHSERPAEVPTEAAVTDHVAAAAAAHGYTAEQLEWQTPEGIAVKPVYVSADRDAIAAAGYPVDSFPGEPPFIRGPYPTMYVNQPWTIRQYAGFSTAAESNAFYRRNLAAGQKGLSVAFDLATHRGYDSDHPRVAGDVGMAGVAIDSILDMRQLFDGIDLGAVSVSMTMNGAVLPILALYVVAAEEQGVPPEKLAGTIQNDILKEFMVRNTYIYPPKPSMRIISDIFGYTSVKMPKFNSISISGYHIQEAGATADLELAYTLADGVEYLKAGRDAGLDVDTFAPRLSFFWGIGMNFFMEVAKLRAGRLLWSELVAEFGAKNPKSLSLRTHSQTSGWSLTAQDVFNNVPRTCVEAMAATQGHTQSLHTNALDEALALPTDFSARIARNTQLLLQQESGTTRPIDPWGGSYYVEWLTHQLAEKARAHIAEVAEHGGMAQAIGEGIPKLRIEEAAARTQARIDSGAQPLIGVNKYQVTEDQEIEVLKVENSRVRAEQLAKLEQLRAERDEVACQAALDDLTRAAGESGVAGEGDLGNNLLALAINAARAKATLGEISDALEKVYGRHQAEIRTIAGVYRDEVGKAQNVSAAIELVEKFAESDGRRPRILVAKMGQDGHDRGQKVIATAFADIGFDVDVGSLFSTPEEVARQAADNDVHVVGVSSLAAGHLTLVPALRDALAEVGRPDIMVVVGGVIPPGDFDELYAAGATAIFPPGTVIADAAVDLLHKLAERLGYDLT; encoded by the coding sequence ATGACTGCCTCGACAACCGGCATGGTACCGAGCTTCGCCGAGGTCCCGCTGCACAGCGAGCGGCCGGCGGAGGTGCCCACCGAGGCTGCCGTCACCGACCACGTCGCGGCCGCCGCGGCCGCGCACGGCTACACCGCCGAGCAGCTGGAGTGGCAGACCCCCGAGGGCATTGCCGTCAAACCGGTCTATGTCAGCGCCGACCGCGATGCCATCGCCGCGGCCGGATACCCGGTCGACAGCTTCCCCGGTGAGCCGCCGTTCATCCGCGGACCCTACCCGACGATGTACGTCAACCAGCCGTGGACCATCCGGCAGTACGCCGGGTTCTCCACCGCCGCCGAATCCAACGCCTTCTACCGGCGCAACCTGGCGGCCGGGCAGAAGGGTCTGTCGGTGGCCTTTGACCTGGCCACCCACCGCGGCTACGACTCCGATCACCCCCGGGTGGCCGGTGATGTCGGAATGGCCGGGGTGGCAATCGATTCCATCCTGGATATGCGTCAGCTGTTCGACGGTATCGACCTGGGCGCCGTCAGTGTGTCGATGACGATGAACGGTGCGGTGCTGCCGATCTTGGCGCTGTACGTGGTGGCCGCCGAGGAGCAGGGGGTGCCGCCGGAGAAGCTGGCCGGCACCATCCAGAACGACATCCTCAAAGAGTTCATGGTCCGCAACACCTATATCTATCCCCCGAAGCCGTCGATGCGGATCATCTCGGACATCTTCGGCTACACCAGCGTCAAGATGCCGAAGTTCAACTCGATCTCGATCTCCGGTTACCATATCCAAGAAGCCGGTGCGACAGCCGATCTCGAGTTGGCCTACACGCTGGCCGACGGTGTGGAGTACCTCAAGGCGGGCCGGGATGCCGGCCTCGACGTCGACACGTTCGCGCCCCGGCTGTCGTTCTTCTGGGGCATCGGCATGAACTTCTTCATGGAAGTCGCCAAGCTGCGCGCCGGTCGGTTGTTGTGGAGCGAACTGGTGGCCGAGTTCGGTGCCAAGAACCCGAAATCGCTTTCCCTGCGGACACATTCGCAGACATCGGGCTGGTCGTTGACCGCTCAAGATGTGTTCAACAACGTCCCGCGCACCTGTGTCGAGGCCATGGCCGCCACTCAGGGCCACACTCAGTCGCTGCACACCAATGCCCTCGACGAGGCGCTGGCATTGCCTACCGACTTCTCCGCACGCATCGCGCGCAACACCCAACTGCTGCTGCAGCAGGAGTCGGGCACCACCCGGCCGATCGACCCCTGGGGCGGCTCGTACTACGTGGAGTGGCTGACTCATCAGCTGGCCGAGAAGGCGCGGGCGCACATCGCCGAGGTTGCCGAGCACGGCGGAATGGCCCAGGCCATCGGCGAGGGCATTCCCAAGCTGCGCATCGAGGAAGCTGCCGCGCGGACGCAGGCGCGGATCGACTCTGGTGCCCAGCCGCTGATCGGCGTGAACAAGTACCAGGTCACCGAGGATCAGGAGATCGAGGTCCTCAAGGTCGAGAACAGCCGGGTGCGTGCCGAGCAGCTGGCCAAGCTGGAGCAGCTGCGCGCCGAGCGCGACGAGGTGGCCTGTCAGGCCGCGCTAGATGACTTGACCCGGGCGGCAGGGGAGTCCGGGGTCGCCGGCGAGGGCGACTTGGGCAACAACCTGCTGGCACTGGCGATCAACGCCGCGCGCGCCAAGGCCACCCTCGGGGAGATCTCCGACGCGTTGGAAAAGGTGTACGGGCGGCATCAGGCCGAGATCCGGACCATCGCGGGTGTCTATCGGGATGAGGTCGGAAAGGCCCAGAATGTGAGTGCCGCAATCGAATTGGTGGAGAAATTCGCCGAGTCCGATGGCCGCCGGCCGCGCATCCTGGTGGCCAAGATGGGTCAGGACGGGCATGACCGCGGACAGAAGGTCATCGCCACCGCCTTCGCCGATATCGGCTTCGATGTGGACGTGGGCTCTCTTTTTTCCACCCCGGAGGAGGTCGCGCGCCAAGCAGCCGATAACGACGTCCACGTGGTGGGGGTGTCCTCGCTGGCTGCTGGCCACCTGACGTTGGTACCGGCCCTGCGTGACGCGCTCGCCGAGGTGGGCCGTCCCGACATCATGGTGGTCGTCGGCGGTGTCATCCCGCCCGGTGATTTCGACGAGCTTTATGCCGCCGGGGCCACCGCGATCTTCCCGCCGGGCACGGTGATCGCTGATGCCGCGGTGGACCTGCTGCACAAGCTCGCCGAGCGGCTCGGCTACGACCTCACCTGA
- the mutA gene encoding methylmalonyl-CoA mutase small subunit — translation MSVEVDEGRARWRTAVAGVLAKSSRKDPADLPAEPETLLDSPTYEGFSIRPLYTTLDALPEPPLPGAWPFVRGGDAHRDVIAGWKVAEVFGASGALADGNSAVLSALGDGVSALVLQVGQDGVAPADLDRLLEGVYLELAPVILDAGAHFGDAAEAVLALVAGADDAQRAAMSIDLGADPLTAPLSGLPAPSIEDVAGVARNLAGSAGVRAITVDGPAFHNRGANAAWELAGALAAAVDYVRALVDAGIGVADALRQISFRLVADDDQFVTIAKFRVARQLWARVADVLGEPESGAATLHAVTSLPMMTQRDPWVNMLRTTLAAFGAGVGGADTVAVLPFDVAIPSGFPGMSAGFARRIARNTQLLLLEESHIGRVLDPAGGSWYVEDLTKSLAAQAWSHFQDVESRGGFVAAGDHIAERIEEIRARRADDIAHRRTPVTGINEFPNLSEAPLPHYSSSETVRRYAAGFEALRDRSDAFLERTGARPLVLLLPVGPLAENNIRATFAANLLASGGIEAVNPGTVDAASTAAAIADAGTTVAVLCGTDARYGTDASDVVAAARAAGATQIYLAGPEKAVADSADKPDHYLTAKIDAVEVLSSLLTRLGA, via the coding sequence GTGTCGGTAGAGGTGGATGAGGGGCGCGCCCGCTGGCGCACCGCAGTGGCAGGCGTGCTAGCCAAGAGTAGCCGCAAGGATCCGGCGGATCTGCCCGCTGAACCCGAGACGCTGCTGGATTCGCCCACCTACGAGGGCTTTTCGATCCGCCCGTTATACACCACGCTCGACGCGCTGCCCGAGCCGCCACTGCCCGGTGCCTGGCCATTTGTCCGCGGTGGCGACGCCCATCGCGACGTTATCGCCGGCTGGAAGGTCGCCGAGGTGTTCGGGGCGTCCGGTGCGCTCGCCGACGGGAACTCCGCCGTGCTAAGCGCGCTCGGAGACGGGGTCAGCGCACTGGTACTGCAGGTCGGCCAGGACGGGGTGGCCCCCGCCGACCTGGACCGGCTGCTGGAAGGTGTCTACCTCGAACTCGCGCCGGTGATCTTGGACGCCGGGGCACACTTCGGCGACGCCGCCGAGGCGGTGTTGGCGTTGGTTGCCGGCGCCGACGACGCCCAGCGCGCCGCCATGTCGATCGACCTGGGCGCGGACCCGCTCACCGCGCCGCTGAGCGGATTGCCCGCGCCGAGCATCGAGGACGTCGCCGGAGTGGCCAGGAATCTGGCCGGCAGCGCCGGGGTGCGCGCCATCACCGTCGACGGCCCGGCATTCCACAACCGCGGCGCCAACGCCGCCTGGGAGCTCGCCGGCGCACTGGCGGCCGCCGTCGACTATGTGCGGGCTCTTGTCGATGCTGGGATCGGCGTCGCCGACGCGCTGCGCCAGATCAGCTTCCGGCTGGTGGCCGACGACGACCAGTTCGTGACGATCGCCAAATTCCGGGTCGCCCGCCAACTCTGGGCCCGAGTCGCCGATGTGCTCGGCGAGCCCGAGAGCGGCGCGGCGACGCTGCACGCCGTCACCTCGCTGCCGATGATGACCCAGCGCGATCCCTGGGTGAACATGCTGCGCACCACGCTGGCCGCATTCGGCGCCGGCGTCGGGGGAGCCGATACCGTCGCGGTGCTGCCGTTCGACGTGGCGATCCCGAGCGGGTTCCCGGGGATGAGCGCGGGCTTCGCCCGCCGTATCGCGCGCAACACGCAGTTGCTGTTGCTCGAGGAGTCGCATATCGGGCGGGTGCTCGACCCGGCCGGCGGCTCCTGGTACGTGGAGGACCTCACCAAGAGCCTTGCGGCGCAAGCATGGTCGCACTTTCAGGATGTCGAGTCCCGGGGCGGGTTCGTCGCCGCGGGTGATCATATCGCCGAGCGGATCGAGGAAATCCGGGCGCGCCGGGCCGACGATATCGCCCATCGGCGGACACCGGTGACGGGGATCAATGAATTCCCGAATCTGTCCGAAGCGCCGCTGCCGCATTACAGTTCGTCGGAGACCGTGCGGCGCTACGCGGCCGGTTTCGAGGCGCTGCGTGACCGCTCCGACGCATTCCTGGAGCGCACCGGTGCGCGCCCGCTCGTCCTGCTGCTGCCGGTTGGGCCGCTGGCAGAGAACAACATCCGTGCGACGTTCGCGGCCAACCTGCTGGCCTCCGGCGGAATCGAAGCGGTCAACCCGGGCACTGTCGACGCGGCCTCCACGGCTGCGGCGATCGCTGATGCCGGCACGACGGTCGCGGTGCTCTGCGGCACCGACGCCCGCTACGGCACCGATGCCTCCGACGTGGTGGCCGCTGCGCGGGCCGCGGGCGCAACCCAGATCTACCTGGCCGGCCCGGAGAAGGCGGTCGCGGATTCCGCGGATAAACCAGACCACTATCTGACCGCGAAAATCGATGCAGTCGAAGTGCTTTCGTCCCTGCTCACCCGATTGGGGGCCTGA
- a CDS encoding TVP38/TMEM64 family protein — MTSNTRSTLRSVSAAVVATARQVSRRRIVVTAIAAVILVAVALLIPLPTALQLRDWATSLGTWFPLAFLAAHIVVTVFPFPRTAFTLAAGLLFGPALGVGIAVAASTVSALIALLLVRALGWQLSKLISHPALASVDARLNARGWPAVFSLRMIPAVPFSVLNYAVGASAVRVLPYFWATLAGLIPGTAAVVFLGDALTGNISPLLVLVSVCTAAVGVGGLAYEVRRHRRADVE, encoded by the coding sequence GTGACGTCGAACACCCGCAGCACGCTGCGCAGCGTGAGTGCAGCAGTGGTCGCCACGGCGCGCCAGGTGTCCCGGAGACGGATTGTCGTCACCGCGATCGCCGCTGTGATTCTCGTCGCAGTCGCGCTGCTGATACCGCTGCCCACGGCGTTGCAGTTGCGGGATTGGGCGACCTCACTCGGGACGTGGTTCCCGCTGGCCTTCCTGGCCGCGCACATCGTCGTCACCGTGTTCCCGTTCCCCCGCACCGCGTTCACGCTGGCGGCCGGCCTGTTGTTCGGCCCGGCTCTCGGTGTGGGGATCGCCGTCGCCGCCAGCACGGTCAGCGCTCTCATCGCGCTGCTGCTGGTGCGCGCGTTGGGTTGGCAGCTGAGCAAGCTGATCAGCCATCCTGCTCTTGCGTCGGTGGACGCCCGCCTGAATGCTCGCGGCTGGCCAGCGGTCTTCTCGCTGCGGATGATCCCGGCGGTCCCGTTCTCGGTGCTCAACTACGCCGTCGGCGCGTCGGCGGTGCGGGTGCTCCCCTACTTCTGGGCCACGCTGGCCGGGCTGATTCCCGGTACCGCCGCGGTGGTGTTCCTCGGCGACGCACTCACGGGCAATATCAGCCCGCTACTGGTGCTGGTGTCGGTGTGCACCGCGGCCGTCGGCGTCGGTGGGTTGGCTTACGAGGTTCGGCGTCACCGCAGGGCTGACGTCGAATAG
- a CDS encoding SPFH domain-containing protein has product MDGGIAALVLLAVLVIFAIIVVAKSIALIPQAEAAVIERLGRYSKTVSGQLTLLIPFVDKVRARVDLRERVVSFPPQPVITEDNLTVNIDTVVYFQVTNPQAAVYQISNYIVGVEQLTTTTLRNVVGGMTLEQTLTSRDQINGQLRGVLDEATGRWGLRVARVELRSIDPPPSIQDSMEKQMRADREKRAMILTAEGSREASIKQAEGQKQAQILAAEGAKQAAILAAEADRQSRILRAQGERAASYLQAQGQAKAIEKTFAAIKAGRPTPEMLAYQYLQTLPQMAKGEANKVWLVPSDFGSALQGFTKMLGAPGEDGVFRYTPSPVEENVPKADDDADEVADWFDTKTDPAIAQAVAKAEAEARTSVPAVGAAPVPPPPPIAPPVSYPPLSEQQAPPADPQYAPRHGNEQ; this is encoded by the coding sequence ATGGACGGTGGCATAGCGGCTTTGGTCCTGCTTGCGGTGTTGGTGATCTTCGCGATCATCGTGGTCGCCAAGTCCATCGCCCTGATCCCGCAGGCCGAGGCGGCCGTCATCGAACGGCTCGGGCGCTACAGCAAGACGGTGTCGGGGCAGCTCACTTTGCTGATTCCGTTCGTGGACAAGGTCCGGGCCCGGGTCGACCTGCGGGAGCGGGTGGTGTCGTTCCCGCCACAACCGGTCATCACCGAGGACAACCTGACCGTCAACATCGACACCGTGGTGTATTTCCAGGTCACCAACCCGCAGGCGGCGGTCTACCAGATCAGCAACTACATCGTCGGTGTGGAACAGCTGACCACCACGACGCTGCGCAATGTCGTCGGCGGTATGACCCTCGAGCAGACGTTGACTAGCCGCGATCAGATCAACGGCCAACTCCGCGGCGTGCTGGACGAGGCCACCGGCCGCTGGGGCCTGCGGGTGGCCCGCGTCGAGTTACGCAGTATCGACCCGCCGCCGTCCATCCAGGACTCGATGGAAAAGCAGATGCGCGCCGACCGAGAGAAGCGCGCGATGATCCTCACCGCCGAAGGCAGCCGAGAGGCGTCGATCAAACAGGCCGAGGGCCAGAAGCAGGCACAGATCCTGGCCGCCGAGGGCGCCAAGCAGGCCGCGATCCTGGCCGCCGAGGCCGACCGGCAGTCCCGGATCCTGCGGGCCCAAGGTGAGCGGGCCGCGTCCTACCTGCAGGCACAGGGCCAGGCCAAGGCCATCGAGAAGACGTTCGCTGCGATCAAAGCGGGCCGGCCCACCCCGGAGATGCTGGCTTACCAGTACCTGCAGACGCTGCCGCAGATGGCCAAGGGTGAAGCCAACAAGGTGTGGCTGGTGCCCAGTGACTTCGGTTCGGCGCTGCAGGGATTCACCAAGATGCTGGGCGCGCCCGGTGAGGACGGCGTCTTCCGGTACACGCCGTCACCGGTGGAGGAGAACGTCCCCAAGGCCGACGACGACGCCGATGAGGTCGCCGACTGGTTCGACACCAAGACCGACCCCGCGATCGCGCAGGCGGTGGCCAAAGCCGAGGCCGAGGCCCGCACCTCGGTGCCCGCGGTCGGTGCGGCTCCGGTACCACCGCCCCCGCCGATCGCCCCGCCGGTGTCCTACCCGCCGCTGTCCGAGCAGCAGGCCCCACCGGCTGACCCGCAGTACGCCCCGCGGCACGGCAACGAGCAGTAG
- a CDS encoding NfeD family protein has product MPAALIWLVFALGLAGAEALTGDMFLLMLSGGALAAAGSNWLLNLPIWADGAVFLVVSVLLLLTVRPALRRRFTKGEGMLEPVKALEGKSALVLDRVAQHEGQVKLDGEVWTARPFDDNDVYEPGDHVTVMHIDGATAVVWKNG; this is encoded by the coding sequence ATGCCCGCGGCGCTGATCTGGCTCGTGTTCGCCCTGGGTCTTGCCGGTGCCGAGGCGCTCACGGGCGATATGTTCCTGCTAATGCTGTCCGGCGGCGCACTCGCCGCGGCCGGGTCGAACTGGCTGCTGAACCTGCCCATCTGGGCAGACGGCGCGGTGTTCTTGGTGGTTTCGGTGCTGCTCCTGCTGACCGTGCGCCCCGCGCTGCGGCGCAGATTCACCAAGGGCGAGGGGATGCTGGAACCCGTCAAGGCGCTGGAGGGCAAGAGCGCACTCGTGCTGGATCGGGTGGCGCAGCATGAAGGCCAGGTGAAGCTCGACGGCGAGGTGTGGACGGCACGCCCCTTCGACGACAACGATGTCTACGAGCCGGGCGACCACGTCACCGTCATGCACATCGACGGTGCCACGGCGGTCGTCTGGAAGAACGGGTGA
- a CDS encoding ferrochelatase — translation MSVPAFDALLVLSFGGPEGPEQVMPFLENVTRGRGIPPERLASVAEHYLHFGGVSPINGINRAVIDEIRAELAERGEQLPVYFGNRNWRPLIEDTVAAMASDGVRRAAVFATSAWGGYSGCAQYQEDIARALAAVGDGAPELVKLRQYFDHPLLVAMFADAIADAAATLPDSLRADARLVFTAHSIPLRAADRCGPDLYARQVRYAAALVAAAAGYPDYDVVWQSRSGPPQVPWLEPDVGEHLSALAGSGTKAVLVCPVGFVSDHIEVVWDLDSELRQQADDLGVALARASTPNAQRRFARLILDLVDEVRDGREPVRVMGAEPVAGYGASVDGRLCTPACAASARPSAGSQ, via the coding sequence ATGTCCGTTCCGGCGTTTGACGCACTCCTGGTCCTGTCGTTCGGCGGACCGGAGGGGCCTGAGCAGGTGATGCCGTTCCTGGAGAACGTCACTCGAGGTCGGGGGATCCCGCCGGAGCGCCTGGCTTCGGTCGCCGAGCACTATCTGCATTTCGGCGGGGTATCGCCGATCAACGGCATCAACCGCGCCGTGATCGACGAGATCCGCGCCGAACTCGCCGAGCGCGGTGAGCAGCTGCCGGTGTACTTCGGCAACCGTAACTGGCGGCCGCTCATCGAAGACACCGTTGCCGCAATGGCTTCCGACGGTGTGCGCCGCGCCGCGGTGTTCGCCACCTCGGCCTGGGGCGGCTATTCCGGTTGCGCGCAGTACCAGGAGGACATCGCCCGCGCCCTTGCCGCCGTCGGCGACGGCGCCCCGGAATTGGTGAAGCTGCGCCAATACTTCGACCATCCGCTGCTGGTGGCGATGTTCGCCGACGCGATCGCCGACGCCGCCGCGACGCTGCCGGATTCGCTGCGCGCCGATGCGCGGCTGGTGTTCACCGCACACTCGATACCGCTGCGCGCCGCCGACCGGTGCGGGCCGGATCTGTATGCCCGCCAGGTCCGGTACGCCGCGGCGCTGGTGGCCGCGGCCGCCGGCTACCCGGACTACGACGTGGTCTGGCAATCCCGTTCGGGGCCGCCGCAGGTGCCGTGGCTGGAACCCGATGTCGGCGAACATCTCTCGGCGCTGGCCGGATCGGGCACCAAGGCTGTGCTGGTCTGCCCGGTGGGGTTCGTCTCCGACCACATCGAGGTGGTGTGGGACCTGGACAGCGAATTGCGCCAGCAGGCAGATGATCTCGGCGTCGCGTTGGCGCGGGCGTCGACACCCAACGCGCAGCGCCGCTTCGCGCGGCTGATCCTTGACCTCGTCGACGAAGTACGTGACGGCCGCGAACCGGTGCGAGTGATGGGCGCCGAGCCGGTTGCGGGGTACGGGGCCAGCGTCGACGGGCGGTTGTGCACACCCGCGTGCGCGGCTAGTGCCAGGCCGAGTGCAGGATCGCAGTGA
- the inhA gene encoding NADH-dependent enoyl-ACP reductase InhA codes for MTGLLEGKRILVTGIITDSSIAFHIAKVAQEAGAKLVLTGFDRMKLIQRIADRLPHPAPLLELDVQNEEHLSTLADRITAEIGEGNGIDGVVHSIGFMPQTGMGINPFFDAPYEDVAKGIHISAYSYASLAKAMLPVMNPGGGIVGMDFDPTRAMPAYNWMTVAKSALESVNRFVAREAGKVGVRSNLVAAGPIRTLAMSAIVGGALGDEAGAQMKLLEEGWDQRAPLGWNMKDPTPVAKTVCALLSDWLPATTGTIIFADGGASTQLL; via the coding sequence ATGACAGGGCTTCTTGAAGGCAAGCGCATCCTCGTCACGGGGATCATCACCGACTCGTCGATCGCGTTCCACATCGCCAAGGTTGCCCAGGAGGCCGGCGCTAAACTGGTGCTCACCGGGTTCGACCGAATGAAGCTGATCCAGCGGATCGCCGACCGGCTGCCCCATCCGGCGCCGTTGCTCGAACTCGACGTGCAGAACGAGGAGCACCTCTCGACGCTGGCTGACCGGATCACCGCCGAGATCGGAGAGGGCAACGGGATCGACGGGGTGGTGCACTCCATCGGTTTCATGCCGCAGACCGGCATGGGCATCAACCCGTTCTTCGACGCGCCCTACGAGGATGTCGCCAAGGGCATTCACATCTCGGCGTACTCCTACGCCTCGCTGGCCAAGGCCATGCTGCCGGTGATGAACCCCGGTGGCGGCATCGTCGGCATGGATTTCGACCCGACCCGGGCGATGCCGGCCTACAACTGGATGACGGTCGCCAAGAGCGCACTGGAATCGGTCAACCGGTTCGTTGCTCGTGAAGCCGGCAAGGTCGGGGTTCGCTCGAATCTGGTTGCCGCAGGCCCGATCCGGACCCTGGCAATGAGTGCCATCGTCGGTGGCGCGCTCGGTGACGAAGCCGGCGCCCAGATGAAGCTGCTCGAAGAGGGCTGGGATCAGCGTGCCCCGCTGGGCTGGAACATGAAGGACCCGACACCGGTCGCCAAGACGGTGTGCGCGCTACTGTCGGACTGGCTGCCGGCCACCACCGGCACGATTATCTTCGCCGACGGCGGCGCCAGCACCCAGCTGCTCTAA
- the fabG1 gene encoding 3-oxoacyl-ACP reductase FabG1 produces the protein MSESPTEHPVGKPPFVSRSVLVTGGNRGIGLAIAQRLAADGHKVAVTHRGSGAPEGLFGVVCDVTDTEAVDRAFKEVEEHQGPVEVLVSNAGISQDAFLIRMTEERFESVINANLTGAFRVAQRASRSMQRNRFGRIIFIGSVSGMWGIGNQSNYAAAKAGLIGMARSISRELSKAGVTANVVAPGYIDTEMTRALDERIQEGALDFIPAKRVGTAAEVAGAVSFLASEDASYIAGAVIPVDGGMGMGH, from the coding sequence ATGAGCGAATCTCCTACCGAGCATCCCGTGGGTAAGCCGCCGTTCGTTTCTCGTTCTGTGCTGGTCACCGGTGGAAACCGGGGGATCGGTCTGGCGATCGCACAACGATTGGCCGCCGACGGCCACAAGGTCGCCGTCACCCACCGTGGCTCGGGTGCGCCCGAAGGATTGTTCGGCGTCGTGTGTGACGTCACCGACACCGAGGCCGTCGACCGCGCCTTCAAGGAGGTCGAGGAGCATCAGGGCCCCGTCGAGGTGCTGGTGTCCAACGCCGGTATCTCCCAGGACGCGTTCCTCATCCGGATGACCGAAGAGCGCTTCGAAAGCGTCATCAACGCCAACCTGACCGGGGCGTTCCGAGTGGCCCAGCGCGCGTCGCGCAGCATGCAGCGCAACCGGTTCGGCCGGATCATCTTCATCGGATCGGTCTCGGGCATGTGGGGGATCGGCAACCAGTCCAACTACGCGGCGGCCAAGGCCGGCCTGATCGGGATGGCCCGGTCGATCTCGCGGGAGCTGTCCAAGGCCGGCGTCACCGCCAACGTCGTTGCCCCCGGCTACATCGACACCGAGATGACTCGCGCGCTCGACGAGCGGATCCAGGAGGGTGCGCTGGACTTCATCCCGGCCAAACGGGTCGGGACGGCCGCGGAGGTCGCCGGGGCGGTCAGCTTCCTCGCATCCGAGGATGCCAGTTATATCGCTGGCGCGGTCATCCCCGTCGACGGCGGCATGGGCATGGGGCACTAG